In Candidatus Cloacimonadota bacterium, the following are encoded in one genomic region:
- a CDS encoding glycosyltransferase gives MMHSLPPRQKDKHLPEPISVIIAARNEAQNLPRLLTSFAQMHPIDAAYEVIIINDHSSDDSMEILNNWEGQFGIRVIDFQDEIEGYIGKKAALQKGIEAAQYDILAFTDADCKPPPGWLAEISELMTPETDYLLGYSTILTKEGESNLTLVNFERSIYYILAAAGLYYKKPITASACNMIYRKSLFKKAGGFGGISHLLSGDDDLQLIKMMPYIRQAYYNPAVKMQVECIEHGSVCKQYHKNIRRASKFRYHPPHVKKLSAFVFFYFVIFYWAIILLLIGKGDFLLLGTVTLKSLVELAISQKHLALVQKTYLGILYFAQIIIFPLQFIFYGIRGTLGNYKWK, from the coding sequence CCCATAAGTGTAATAATTGCAGCCCGAAACGAAGCGCAAAATCTACCCCGCCTGCTTACTTCATTTGCTCAAATGCATCCCATTGATGCGGCCTATGAGGTAATAATTATTAACGACCACTCCAGCGATGACAGCATGGAAATTCTTAATAATTGGGAGGGACAATTCGGTATCCGGGTGATAGATTTTCAAGATGAAATTGAAGGGTACATTGGCAAGAAAGCAGCTCTGCAAAAGGGAATTGAGGCTGCACAATACGACATTTTGGCCTTCACCGATGCTGATTGTAAGCCTCCTCCGGGATGGTTGGCAGAAATATCTGAACTAATGACTCCAGAAACTGACTATTTATTGGGTTACAGCACTATTTTGACCAAAGAAGGGGAGAGTAATCTTACTTTAGTAAATTTTGAACGCAGCATCTATTATATATTGGCTGCAGCAGGCTTGTATTATAAGAAGCCAATCACGGCAAGCGCATGCAATATGATCTATAGAAAGAGCCTATTCAAAAAAGCGGGGGGCTTTGGCGGGATATCGCATTTGCTCAGCGGAGATGACGATCTGCAGCTTATAAAAATGATGCCTTACATAAGGCAAGCATACTACAATCCCGCTGTAAAAATGCAGGTAGAGTGTATTGAGCATGGAAGCGTGTGCAAACAATACCATAAAAATATACGCCGAGCCTCGAAATTTCGCTATCATCCTCCTCATGTGAAAAAACTTTCAGCTTTTGTCTTCTTCTATTTTGTTATATTCTACTGGGCTATCATTCTGTTGCTGATTGGGAAAGGGGATTTCCTTTTGTTAGGTACGGTAACGCTTAAATCCTTAGTGGAATTGGCTATCTCTCAGAAACATCTGGCTTTGGTTCAAAAAACTTACTTAGGGATTCTCTATTTTGCCCAGATCATCATCTTCCCCCTACAATTTATCTTCTACGGAATAAGGGGAACACTTGGAAATTACAAGTGGAAATGA